Genomic segment of Tomitella fengzijianii:
GGCTGCAGTCGTGCTTACGGCGCAGCTGCACGAAGTCGTTGGCCTGGAGCAGCATGTAGCTGAACTCCGTGAAGGACATCCCGTCAGCCGCCAGCCGCTTGCGGACGGTGTCCCGCGCCAGCATGACGTTGACCGAGAAGTGCTTGCCCACATCGCGCAGCAGGTCGATCGCAGTCATCCGTCCGGTCCAGTCCATGTTGTTCTCGATGACGGCGCCGGTGGGCGAATCGTCGAACTCCACGAACCTCTCGAGCTGCGAACGGATCCGCTGAGCCCACTCCGCGACGGTGTCCGCCGAGTTCATCGAGCGCTCCCCCACGTCGCGCGGGTCGCCGATCAGTCCGGTGGCCCCGCCGGCCAGCACGATCGGCCGGTGCCCGGCGCGCTGGAAGCGCTTGAGCGCCAACAGCGGGACGAGGTGCCCGGCGTGCAGACTCGGCCCGGTGGGGTCGAAGCCCGCATACAGGCTCACGGGCCCGGAATCGAGCGCGGTCCGCATCGCGTCGAGATCAGTCGACTGCGCGATGAGGCCGCGCCATTGGAGTTCATCGAGAATATTCGCAGTCACGGCATCGATCCTCCCGTATCCCCGCCGCGGAGGCGACACCGGTCGGTCCTCCGCCGGCCGTGCTGCGCAGGCCGGCGTGGTCAGTCGCGCGGCGGATCCGCGCGCGGGCTGCGGCGGTAGGCGGACACGGCAGGGCTTCCCCGCAGCCACAAGCGCCAGGGCACATCGGCATTGACGCTCACGCCCACTCGCGGACCGCTGTGCACGGCCGCGGCGTCGACGGCGCCCGCTGCGGGGAGCGTCAGGCGCATCGTCGCCCCCGGCGCCAGCAGATCGGCACCGCCGTCCCCCGTCCCGATGCCCATCACTCTGCCCAGGTTGCCCGGTCCGCGCCCCAGTGCCAGTGCGGTGCGCGCGCTCGGACGACGCTCCGCGGCCACCTCCTGCCCCTCGGTGACTTCGCCGGCGCGCAGCAGTACCGCCCACCCGGCACCCTCGAGCCCCGCGCTGACGTTCATGCAGGTGTGGATGCCGTAGCTGCGATAGACGTACAGGTGGCCGGCGGGTCCGAACATCACGCGGTTCCGCGGGGTCGGGCCCCGGTAGGCGTGCGAGGCGGGATCGGTCGAGCCGCGGTACGCCTCCACCTCGACGATGCGCACCGTCACCCCGTTGGCAGTGAAGTGCGCTCCCAGCAGCGCGCGGGCCGCGTCCAGCGGCTCGGTCGCCAGGATCGCGCGGGCCGCCTCGCCCCCCACGCGCGCATCGGGACCGTCCTGCGATTCGGTCACGGCACGGCGATGAGCGACGACCGCAGTTCCGGGGTCAGCACGGCGTAGTGCCCCGAGTCGCGGTCGTATCCGAAGACGCCGCTCCCCTCGGCGGGCAGGCCCTCCGCGGCGAATCCCGAGCCGATCGGGCGATACCAGGCGGTGCGCGGGATCGACTCGACGACGCGGACCACGGCAGGACGGTTGCCCGCCGGGAGCACCGAGACCGCCTCGTCGAGGTCCGACGCCTGCACGACGTCGCCAGCGCGGACGGTCACGGCGGCGACCGCCACCTGGGCTCCGCCCGCGTCCACACCGTAGGCCACCGCCCCGGTGACCTCCGGCAGCCGTCCGAGCGCGTCGGCCACCGGCATCCGATAGACGGGCCCGTCCACGCCGTGCACGACGCCCTCGACCGTGTCGATCATCCAGAAGTCGCCGTCGGAATCCAGGTAGAACAGGTCATGGGATGGCACCCACGCGTCGCCCGATTCGAATACGCCGCGCAGAACCGTCGCCGGGACGTCCATGTCCGGCAACACCTTCGACAGCAGCCTGCCGACCTCGCCCTCACCCGCCTGACGGACCAGCCCGTCCTCGTCCTCCAGGTACGTGCCGGACTCGACGTCGAACGCTGCGAGGCGCACCGGCGCGCTGCCGGGCAGCGGACGCCCCTTCGCGCCCGGCTTCTTCTGCGACAGGTTGGCCAGAACGGCACCGCCCTCGGTGGACGCGTAGAACTCCACCACCTGGGCGGGCGCGAAGACCTCCGTCACCGACTCCCACAGCCCCGCCGGCATCCCGGATCCGATGAACATGCGGATGGGGTGGTGCGCACCGAGTGCGGGTGCGGACTCCCCGACGAGGTCGCGCATCTGCGTCCACGTGTAGGCGACGACCGTGACCCCGTACCGCGGCACCTCCTCCACGAACCGCGCCGGGTCGAACCTGCCGGTGAGCGCAATGCGCGCGCCACCCGCCACCGCGCCGCCGACGCTGGTGAGCAGCCCCGACGGATGGTTCAGCGGGGTGAGGCAGTAGACGGTGTCGCCGTTACCGAGCGCCGCCGCGCTGGCGGTGCCGAATGCCGACAGCGCCCACCGCCTGTTGCTGATGCGCCGCGCCTCCACTTGGCCGCCCGATTCTGCGAACATGATGAAGGCGAGGTCACGGGCCTGACCCGGGTCCGGCCGGTACCACTTGGGCAGACGGACCGTCGTCGGGTCGATCTTCTCCATGTCCACGACCTGGTGGCGCCCGCGCAGGTCGAGCTCGCGCGCGTCTCCGCCGCCGAGCACCAGTACGCGGCACCCGGCCTCCGCGGCCTCTTCGATGCTCTCGGGATCGGCCAGCACTGTGCTCACCGAGGTCAGCTCCATCGCCGGTCTGAGCCCTTCGCCCATCGGCAGGAGCACGGCGACGGCGCCCAGGCGCGACAGGGCGGCGATGGCCACGAGCGCACTGGGGCGCGTCTCCATCAGCACCCCGACCTCCGCCCCCTGGCGCACGCCTACGTGGATCAGGCCCCGCACGACGTTGTCGATGCGCTCGTCGACCGCCTTATTGGTGTGCACGCGGTCCTCGAACAGGAAGCATTCGCCGTCCGGCGCCGCCTGGGCCTGCTCCGCCAGGAGGCGGCCGAAGGAGATGCGCGTGTGCGACTGCATCTCGCCGAGCCGCGCGAGCCGGGGCAGGGTGCGCGCCGCCTCCTCCGCGATCGCGACCGCGCTGCGGGTGACGCCGAGAGTCAGCCCGATGATGCTCTTCGTGGCGCCGATACCCGCCTCCGTGAGCGTGTTGACGCCGTGACTCAGCCGCGAGGTCACTGTGACACCGGTGTCGCCGGGCTCGCCCTCGTCCGGCGCCATCCGGTGGATGCGATCGCTGAGCTCGGCCGTACCGTTCTGCGCGCCGGCCTCCTGCCACAGGATCCACGATGCCGTGCCCGGCCACGTCTGCTCCGCCGCCGTGGATCCGACGACGAGGCCGAAGTGCCCGGACGGCAGGCGGTGTTCGTAGACGTCCGCTTTGGGCGCCGCCTTGACTATGCCCTGCACCGCGACAGGCTGGCCGATGTCGTCGACGTCGCCGACGAACGCCAGGACCGGACAGGTGATCTCGGCGAGGCTGACGAGCCGCCCGTCGATGACGAACCCGCCCGTCATCATGCGGTTGTGCGCGATGAACTGCTTGAGCAGTTCGGCGATGGCCGGGCCCGCATAGGCGACGAAGCCGTCGTTCTCCAGGAACCTTCGCTGCGCCTCCCTCGGCAGCAGCGCGTCGCGATCGTGCAGCTGGCGCACGAAGTCCAGCCGCGACTTGGCCGTCTTCACCGGGTCGAGCAGCTGGAAGCCCAGTCGCGCGCCCCAGGCGGGGAGGTAAAGGTGGCTCAGCACGTGGTCCGCCAGCAGGTCCGCGCCGCGGGTCGCCAGGCCCACCGGCAGGCCGAAGGGCAGTCCGGCGAGCGTGTCGACAGGGCTTCCGAAGGTGATGACCCCCGCCAGCCCGGCCGACTGGCGGTACGCCGCCGCCTGGTAGGCGAACATGCCGCCCTGCGAGTACCCGGCCAGATGGACGTCACGCCCGGTGCGCTCGCGAATCGTGTCGACGGCCTGGCTCACCGCCACGATGTGGTCCGCCAGATTGCGTCCCAGGCCACCGGCCTCCGTGTCCGGAGAACCGAAGTCGATCACCCACGGATCCACGCCGTGGTCGTGCAGGACCCCCGCGCCGCCCTTGTCGCGCGTGACGTCGTAGACCTCGGCGTCGAGCATCATCGGCGGGATGAGCAGGATCGGCGGACGGTCCGACACGCCGTCGACCGCGTGGACGGACTCCGGGAAGTACCTGCGCAAGCGGTACATCGGGCGACGGTCGACCACCTCGAAAGGGGACTTCTCCGGTTCCATCTCCAACCCGCCCAGGCGCAGGACCTCCAGGCCGTTCTGCGCCGTGGCGAGCACCCTGTTGACCGAGTTCGCCACCGACCTGCCACCGATGATCACCTGCGCACCTGCCTCTCCCCTGGTCCCGCGCGCGGCGGCGCGACGTCCCCTGCGCCGGCGCGCGATGTGCGACAGTGCCTGCTACGAGTCGATACCCTCTCGCTGCGAGTCAGCTGTGAGTCAGCTCGCGCCGGAACGATGAAAGTGTCTCACGTACGCCCGCGAGCTGTTCGGTGACTCGCACCTCCGCCGTACCGCCCTTGGCGTCGCGCGAGGCGATCGATCCCGGAACCGTCAGCACCTCGCGCACGTCGGGCGTCAGATGCGGGTCCACCGCGGCCAGTTCGTCATCGGTCAGGTCGTCGAGCCCCACGGCGCGCTCCTCGGCGGCACGAACGCATCCGCCGGCGGCCTCGTGCGCCACCCGGAAGGGCACGCCTCGCCGCACCAGCCACTCGGCTATGTCGGTCGCCAGCGTGAAGCCCGCCGGGGCCAGCTCGGCCATGCGGTCCCCGTGGAACACCAGCGTGGAAACCAGCCCGGTCACCGCCGGCAGCAGCAGCTCCAGCTGTGCCACCGAGTCGAACACCGGCTCCTTGTCCTCCTGGAGATCGCGGTTGTACGCCAGGGGCTGCGCCTTGAGGGTGGCCATGAGCCCGGTCAGATTGCCGATGAGCCGCCCCGTCTTGCCGCGCACCAGCTCCGCGACGTCGGGGTTCTTCTTCTGCGGCATGATCGACGAGCCGGTGGACCAGGCGTCGGCCAGGGTGACGTACCCGAACTCCGCGGTGGACCAGGTGATGATCTCCTCGGACAGCCGCGACAGGTCCACCGCGATCATCGCGAAGACGAAGGCGGCCTCGGCGGCGAAGTCGCGGGCGGCCGTGCCGTCGATCGAGTTCTCCGACGACGACGCGAAGCCGAGGTCGGCGGCGATCGCCTCCGGGTCCAGCCCCAGGGAGGATCCGGCGAGGGCGCCCGAACCGTACGGGGAGACCGCAAGTCGGACGTCGAGGTCCGTCAGCCGCTGCACGTCCCGCAGCAGCGGGTGCGCGTGCGCCAGCAGGTGGTGCGACAGCAGGATCGGCTGCGCGTGTTGCAGGTGCGTGCGGCCCGGCATGGGCGCGCCCATGTGCGCGTCGGCCTGATCGGCCAGCGCCCCCACCACGTCGAGCACGCCTGCGGCGACCCGCCGGGAGGCCTCCCGCAGCCACATCCGGAACAACGTGGCCACCTGGTCGTTGCGGGAGCGGCCCGCGCGCAGCCGTCCGCCCACCTCGGGACCGACGCGGTCGATCAGCCCGCGCTCGAGGGCGCCGTGCACGTCTTCGTCGGACTCGGCGGGAACGAAGGCGCTGGACGCGACGTCGTCGGCCAACTGCCGCAGCCCCCGGAGCATCTCCGCATGGTCGGCGTCGGAGAGCAGTCCGGCGCGATGGAGCACGTCCGCATGCGCCTGCGAGGCGCGCACGTCGTACGGCGCGAGCACCCAGTCGAAGTGCGTCGACTTGCTCAGCGCGGCCATCGCCTCCGCCGGGCCGGAGGCGAAGCGGCCGCCCCACAACGCGCCCTCATTGGTCCCATGCGAGTCCTCGTGGGCCTCGTTGCGGGTTCCCGGGTTTTCCACCATGTGCTCCTCGACGTCCCTTCACGGTGCCGGCCCCGGTACGGCCCGCGACGGGACGGACCGGGGCCGGGGACCGGCGGATGCGGTTACGGGCCTACAGGCCCAGGTCGCGCTTGGCCGCAACCTTGCTGGAAAGTCCGTGGATCTGGACGAAGCCCTTGGCGTAGGACTGGTCGAACGAGTCGCCCTCGTCGTAGGTGGCCAGGTTGAAGTCGTAGAGCGACTCGCCGCTGCGCCGGCCGTTGACCGTGATGCCGCCGCCGTGCAGGACCAGCCGGATGTCGCCGGAGACCCGCTCCTGCGTCTTGTCGATGAAGGTGTCCAGCGCAGTCCGGAGCGGGGAGAACCACAGGCCGTCGTACACCAGCTCGCCCCAGCGCTGCTCAGTCTGCCGCTTGAAGCGGCCCAGCTCGCGCTCGAGGGTGACGTGCTCGAGTTCCTGGTGCGCCGTGATCAGCACCATGGCGCCGGGCGCCTCGTAGATCTCGCGGCTCTTGATGCCGACGAGGCGGTCCTCGACCACGTCCAGGCGCCCCACGCCCTGCGCACCCGCGCGGCGGTTGAGCTCCTCGATCGCGCCGAGGACGGAGACCGGGCGACCGTCGATGGCCACCGGGCGGCCCTTGTCGAAGGAGATGATCAGCTCATCCGGCGCCTGCCAGTTGGTGGTGGGGTCCTCGGTGTAGCTGTAGACGTCCTTGGTGGGCGCGTTCCACAGGTCCTCGAGGAAGCCGGTCTCCACCGCACGTCCCCAGACGTTCTGGTCGATCGAGAACGGCGATTTCTTGGTGACGTTGATCGGGATGTCGTTCTGCTCCGCGAACGCGATCGCCTTCTCGCGGGTCCAGGCGTAGTCGCGCACCGGGGCGATGACGTCGAGGTCGGGCGCCAGCGAGCCGAAGCCCACCTCGAAGCGCACCTGGTCGTTGCCCTTGCCCGTGCAGCCGTGCGCCACGGTGGTGCCGCCGTGCGACCGCGCGGCCTCCACGAGGTGCTTGACGATCAGCGGCCGGCTGATCGCCGAGACCAACGGGTACCGGTCCATGTAGAGACCGTTGGCGGCGATCGTGGGCAGGCAGTACTCGTCCGCGAACTCGTCGCGCGCGTCCACCACCACCGCCTCGACGGCACCGCAGTCCAGTGCGCGCCGACGCACCGTCTCCATGTCCTCGCCGCCCTGGCCGAGGTCGATCGCCACGGCGACGACCTCCTTGCCGGTCTCCTTGCCGATCCAGCTGATGGCAACGGAGGTGTCCAGTCCTCCCGAGTAGGCGAGAATCACGCGATCAGCCATGGTGTGCGCTCCTTATCGATCTGGTCTGTCTTCTGCAAAGTTCCACAATCCGCGCCGGCGGACCGCCCGCCGCCGCACTTCCGGTCCTGCCCCGCGCCGCCCGCCAATCGTGCCACGTCATCGCGCCGTGAGCGCACTCAGGAGGCCCGCCAGCTGTGCGCCTGTCGTCGGGTCGCGCGCGATCACGGCGATGGTGTCGTCGCCGGCGATCGTGCCCACGACCTCCGGCAGCCCCGCACGGTCGAGGGCGCTCGCCAGAAACGAGGCCGCCCCCGGCGGCGTCCGCAGCACCGCGATGTTGCCGCTCGCGTCCACGGAGGCCAGCAGCTCGCCCAGCAACCGCGCGAGCCTGTCGGTTCCGCCGACCGCGCCGCGGACCGGGCTGCCGTCCTCCGGCACCACGTAGACGCCCACCCCGCCGTCGACTCCGCGCAGCTTGACGGCGCCGAGGTCGTCGAGGTCGCGGGAGATCGTCGCCTGCGTCGCCGCGATGCCGTCCTTGGCCAGCAACGCCTGCAGCTCCGGCTGACTGCGTACCTGGTGGGCGGCCAGGATCGCCACGATCCTGGCCTGCCGGGCGGCGCGCGTCGCGGCCGGGCGCGGTTCCTCGCTCATCGCCGGCACCGGCTCATTGGTGCTCCAGCAGCCACACCATCAGCGCCTTCTGCGCGTGCAGTCTGTTCTCCGCCTCGTCCCACACCACGGCGCGCGGCCCGTCCAGCACGTCCGCCGTGATCTCGTTCCCCCGATACGCCGGCAGGCAGTGCAGGACTATCGAGTCGGATGCGGACCGCGTCAGGATCTCCGCGTCGAGCTGGTAGGGGCGCAGGTCGGAAAGCCGTCCGGCCTTCTCCGCCTCCTGCCCCATCGACACCCACGTGTCGGTGACCAGCACGTCCGCACCCTCGGCGGCCGCATGCGGGTCCGTGCCGACGGTGACGCTGCCGCCGGTCTCCCCGGCCCGGCGGCGCGCCGCATCCACCACGGAGTCCGCCGGAAGGTAGCCCTCGGGTCCGGCGACGCGCACGTGCATGCCCGCTGTGGCGCCGCCCAGCATCAGCGAGTTCGCCATGTTGTTGGCGCCGTCGCCCAGGTAGGTCAGCGTCAGGCCCGCGGTGGCCCCTTTGTGCTCGCGGATCGTCTGCAGGTCCGCCAGCACCTGGCACGGATGGAAGTCGTCGGTGAGCGCGTTGATCAGAGGCACCGTCGCGTTGCGGGCGAACGCCTCCACACGCTCCTGCCCGTAGGTGCGCCACACGACCATCTCGACGAACCGCGACATCACGCGCGCGGTGTCCTCCACCGTCTCGCCCTTGCCGATCTGCGTGCTCGACGAGTCGACGACGATCGAATGACCGCCGAGCTCGGCGATCCCCGCGTCGAACGACATGCGCGTGCGCGTGGAGGTCTTGTCGAACAGCACGGCGACCGACTTCGGCCCTTCCAGGGGCCGGCGCGAGTACGGCCGCGCCTTCAGCTCGGCCGCAAGTGCGAGCACCTCCGCCTGCTCGGCCGGGGAGAGGTCGTCGTCGCGGAGAATGTGGCGGGTCATCCGTCAGTGCCTTTCGTTTCCATTGCCGCGGTCGCGTCGACGGCGGCATCCAGCATCGCGGGCAGCGCGGCGACGAAGCCCGCCGCCTGCTCCGCGCTGAGGATCAGCGGCGGAGCGATGCGGATCACGTCCGGACGCGGCGCGTTGATCAGGTATCCGGCCGAGCGCGCGGCCGCCTCCGCCTGCTTGGCCACCGGCGAGGTCAGGACGATTCCGAGCAGCAGCCCCTCGCCGCGGACGTGGTCGATCGCCGGGTGGCCCAGGGATTCCACGTCCGATGCGATCGCCCTGCCGAGCGTCCGCACGTGGTCGAGCAGCCCGCCGGACTCGATGGTCTCCAGCACCGCGAGCGCCGCGGCCGCGCACACCGGGTTGCCGCCGAACGTGGTGCCGTGCTGCCCCGGTCCGAACAGCGCCGCGGCCTTTCCGACGGCGATGCACGCGCCGATCGGCAGCCCGCCGCCGAGCCCCTTCGCGAGGGTTACGACGTCGGGCACCACGCCGGCGCTCTGATGCGCGAACCAGCGGCCCATGCGCCCCACGCCCGTCTGGACCTCGTCGAGCATGAGCAGCGCCCCGTGCTCCTCGGTGATCCGCCGCGCCTCCACCAGGTATCCGGCGGGCGGCGCGACCACCCCGATCTCGCCCTGCACCGGCTCGAGCATCACGGCCGCGGTCTGATCGTCCACCGCCGCGGCCAAGGCCGCGGCGTCACCGAACGGAACGAACTCGACGCCCGGGGGCATCGGTTCGAACGGTGCGCGCTTGTCGGGCTGGCCGGTCATCGCGAGCGCGCCCATGGTGCGACCGTGGAAACCGCCCTCGGCGGCGATGATCTTCGGCCGTCCGGTGCGCCGGGCGATCTTGAACGCCGCCTCGTTGGCCTCGGTCCCCGAGTTGCACAGGAACACCCGGCCGGTCTGTCCCAGCTTGTCCAGCAGCGCCTCCGCCAGGGCGACCGGCGGTTCGCTGGCGTACAGATTGGACACGTGGCCGAGCGTGGTGAGCTGGAGGTGCACCGCGTCGACGACGGCGGGATGGCCGTGCCCGAGGCAGTTGACGGCGATGCCCCCGAGCAGGTCCAGGTAGCGCTTGCCGTCGGCGTCGGTGAGCACCGCGCCATCCCCGCGCGCCAATGCCACCCCGGGCACGCCGTAGGTGTTCATGAGCGCGTCCGACCAGCGGTCCTGCAGTGGTCCGGTCATGCGCGTGCAGCCTCCTGTCCTGAGTGTCCCGGGGTCGCGGCCGGCGTCACCATGGTGCCGATGCCCTCCTCTGTGAGCAGCTCGAGCAGTACCGAGTGGCCGAGCCGCCCGTCGATGACGTGGGCGCTGGGCACCCCGCCGTGCACCGCACGCAGGCAGGCCTCCATCTTGGGCACCATGCCGGAATCCAGCCGCGGCAGGAGCTGCTCCAACGCGGCGGCATCGATGCGGCTGACCAGCGAATCGCGGTCTGGCCATTCGGTGTAGAGGCCTTCGACGTCCGTGAGGACCACCAGCTTCTCCGCGCCGATCGCCGCGGCCAGCGCGCCCGCCGCCGTATCGGCGTTGACGTTGTGCACGACACCGTCCGCGTCCGGCGCCACGGTGGACACCACCGGGATGCGCCCGGCATCGATGAGGTCCAGCACCGCGTCGGGGTTCACCGACGCGATGTCGCCGACGAGACCGATGTCGGTGGCCACGCCTTCGACCATCACGCTGCGCTGCGCCGCGGTGAACAGATGGGCGTCCTCGCCGGAGATGCCCACCGCGTACGGGCCGTGCGCGTTGATCAGGCCCACGAGCTCGCGCCCCACCTGGCCGAACAGCACCATGCGCACCACGTCCATCACCTCGGGCGTGGTCACCCGGAACCCGCCCTTGAACTCGCCCTCCAAGCCGAGACGCGCCAGCATCGAGCTGATCTGCGGGCCGCCGCCGTGCACCACCACCGGCTGGATGCCGACCGTGCGCAGGAACACCATGTCCGCCGCGAAGGCCCGCTTGAGCGCGTCGTCGATCATCGCGTTGCCGCCGTACTTTACGACCACGGTGCGGCCGCGGAACTGCTGCAGCCAGGGCAGCGCCTCGGCGAGGACGTACGCCTTGTCCATCGCGGTGAGAGCGCCCAGGGCCGGCGACGGCGCCGTCGGCCTGTGCACGGTCGTCCCCTCGTCGCGCGTCATACCGGTTCCCCTGTCCTGGCCC
This window contains:
- a CDS encoding AMP-binding protein translates to MIIGGRSVANSVNRVLATAQNGLEVLRLGGLEMEPEKSPFEVVDRRPMYRLRRYFPESVHAVDGVSDRPPILLIPPMMLDAEVYDVTRDKGGAGVLHDHGVDPWVIDFGSPDTEAGGLGRNLADHIVAVSQAVDTIRERTGRDVHLAGYSQGGMFAYQAAAYRQSAGLAGVITFGSPVDTLAGLPFGLPVGLATRGADLLADHVLSHLYLPAWGARLGFQLLDPVKTAKSRLDFVRQLHDRDALLPREAQRRFLENDGFVAYAGPAIAELLKQFIAHNRMMTGGFVIDGRLVSLAEITCPVLAFVGDVDDIGQPVAVQGIVKAAPKADVYEHRLPSGHFGLVVGSTAAEQTWPGTASWILWQEAGAQNGTAELSDRIHRMAPDEGEPGDTGVTVTSRLSHGVNTLTEAGIGATKSIIGLTLGVTRSAVAIAEEAARTLPRLARLGEMQSHTRISFGRLLAEQAQAAPDGECFLFEDRVHTNKAVDERIDNVVRGLIHVGVRQGAEVGVLMETRPSALVAIAALSRLGAVAVLLPMGEGLRPAMELTSVSTVLADPESIEEAAEAGCRVLVLGGGDARELDLRGRHQVVDMEKIDPTTVRLPKWYRPDPGQARDLAFIMFAESGGQVEARRISNRRWALSAFGTASAAALGNGDTVYCLTPLNHPSGLLTSVGGAVAGGARIALTGRFDPARFVEEVPRYGVTVVAYTWTQMRDLVGESAPALGAHHPIRMFIGSGMPAGLWESVTEVFAPAQVVEFYASTEGGAVLANLSQKKPGAKGRPLPGSAPVRLAAFDVESGTYLEDEDGLVRQAGEGEVGRLLSKVLPDMDVPATVLRGVFESGDAWVPSHDLFYLDSDGDFWMIDTVEGVVHGVDGPVYRMPVADALGRLPEVTGAVAYGVDAGGAQVAVAAVTVRAGDVVQASDLDEAVSVLPAGNRPAVVRVVESIPRTAWYRPIGSGFAAEGLPAEGSGVFGYDRDSGHYAVLTPELRSSLIAVP
- a CDS encoding DNA-3-methyladenine glycosylase; protein product: MTESQDGPDARVGGEAARAILATEPLDAARALLGAHFTANGVTVRIVEVEAYRGSTDPASHAYRGPTPRNRVMFGPAGHLYVYRSYGIHTCMNVSAGLEGAGWAVLLRAGEVTEGQEVAAERRPSARTALALGRGPGNLGRVMGIGTGDGGADLLAPGATMRLTLPAAGAVDAAAVHSGPRVGVSVNADVPWRLWLRGSPAVSAYRRSPRADPPRD
- the argF gene encoding ornithine carbamoyltransferase, whose amino-acid sequence is MTRHILRDDDLSPAEQAEVLALAAELKARPYSRRPLEGPKSVAVLFDKTSTRTRMSFDAGIAELGGHSIVVDSSSTQIGKGETVEDTARVMSRFVEMVVWRTYGQERVEAFARNATVPLINALTDDFHPCQVLADLQTIREHKGATAGLTLTYLGDGANNMANSLMLGGATAGMHVRVAGPEGYLPADSVVDAARRRAGETGGSVTVGTDPHAAAEGADVLVTDTWVSMGQEAEKAGRLSDLRPYQLDAEILTRSASDSIVLHCLPAYRGNEITADVLDGPRAVVWDEAENRLHAQKALMVWLLEHQ
- the argB gene encoding acetylglutamate kinase; translated protein: MTRDEGTTVHRPTAPSPALGALTAMDKAYVLAEALPWLQQFRGRTVVVKYGGNAMIDDALKRAFAADMVFLRTVGIQPVVVHGGGPQISSMLARLGLEGEFKGGFRVTTPEVMDVVRMVLFGQVGRELVGLINAHGPYAVGISGEDAHLFTAAQRSVMVEGVATDIGLVGDIASVNPDAVLDLIDAGRIPVVSTVAPDADGVVHNVNADTAAGALAAAIGAEKLVVLTDVEGLYTEWPDRDSLVSRIDAAALEQLLPRLDSGMVPKMEACLRAVHGGVPSAHVIDGRLGHSVLLELLTEEGIGTMVTPAATPGHSGQEAARA
- a CDS encoding argininosuccinate synthase, with protein sequence MADRVILAYSGGLDTSVAISWIGKETGKEVVAVAIDLGQGGEDMETVRRRALDCGAVEAVVVDARDEFADEYCLPTIAANGLYMDRYPLVSAISRPLIVKHLVEAARSHGGTTVAHGCTGKGNDQVRFEVGFGSLAPDLDVIAPVRDYAWTREKAIAFAEQNDIPINVTKKSPFSIDQNVWGRAVETGFLEDLWNAPTKDVYSYTEDPTTNWQAPDELIISFDKGRPVAIDGRPVSVLGAIEELNRRAGAQGVGRLDVVEDRLVGIKSREIYEAPGAMVLITAHQELEHVTLERELGRFKRQTEQRWGELVYDGLWFSPLRTALDTFIDKTQERVSGDIRLVLHGGGITVNGRRSGESLYDFNLATYDEGDSFDQSYAKGFVQIHGLSSKVAAKRDLGL
- a CDS encoding acetylornithine transaminase, translated to MTGPLQDRWSDALMNTYGVPGVALARGDGAVLTDADGKRYLDLLGGIAVNCLGHGHPAVVDAVHLQLTTLGHVSNLYASEPPVALAEALLDKLGQTGRVFLCNSGTEANEAAFKIARRTGRPKIIAAEGGFHGRTMGALAMTGQPDKRAPFEPMPPGVEFVPFGDAAALAAAVDDQTAAVMLEPVQGEIGVVAPPAGYLVEARRITEEHGALLMLDEVQTGVGRMGRWFAHQSAGVVPDVVTLAKGLGGGLPIGACIAVGKAAALFGPGQHGTTFGGNPVCAAAALAVLETIESGGLLDHVRTLGRAIASDVESLGHPAIDHVRGEGLLLGIVLTSPVAKQAEAAARSAGYLINAPRPDVIRIAPPLILSAEQAAGFVAALPAMLDAAVDATAAMETKGTDG
- the argH gene encoding argininosuccinate lyase, yielding MVENPGTRNEAHEDSHGTNEGALWGGRFASGPAEAMAALSKSTHFDWVLAPYDVRASQAHADVLHRAGLLSDADHAEMLRGLRQLADDVASSAFVPAESDEDVHGALERGLIDRVGPEVGGRLRAGRSRNDQVATLFRMWLREASRRVAAGVLDVVGALADQADAHMGAPMPGRTHLQHAQPILLSHHLLAHAHPLLRDVQRLTDLDVRLAVSPYGSGALAGSSLGLDPEAIAADLGFASSSENSIDGTAARDFAAEAAFVFAMIAVDLSRLSEEIITWSTAEFGYVTLADAWSTGSSIMPQKKNPDVAELVRGKTGRLIGNLTGLMATLKAQPLAYNRDLQEDKEPVFDSVAQLELLLPAVTGLVSTLVFHGDRMAELAPAGFTLATDIAEWLVRRGVPFRVAHEAAGGCVRAAEERAVGLDDLTDDELAAVDPHLTPDVREVLTVPGSIASRDAKGGTAEVRVTEQLAGVRETLSSFRRELTHS
- a CDS encoding arginine repressor, with product MSEEPRPAATRAARQARIVAILAAHQVRSQPELQALLAKDGIAATQATISRDLDDLGAVKLRGVDGGVGVYVVPEDGSPVRGAVGGTDRLARLLGELLASVDASGNIAVLRTPPGAASFLASALDRAGLPEVVGTIAGDDTIAVIARDPTTGAQLAGLLSALTAR